One window from the genome of Deltaproteobacteria bacterium encodes:
- a CDS encoding exodeoxyribonuclease VII large subunit, with the protein AAQRIAAQPRARFATAAARLDALSPLAVLGRGYALARDARGEILRDAAQAAPGDEIALRLARGELTATVKSARSES; encoded by the coding sequence GCCGCGCAGCGCATCGCCGCGCAGCCGCGCGCGCGTTTCGCCACCGCCGCTGCGCGCCTCGACGCGCTCTCGCCGCTCGCGGTGCTCGGCCGCGGCTACGCGCTCGCGCGCGATGCGCGCGGCGAGATCCTGCGCGACGCCGCGCAAGCTGCGCCAGGCGACGAGATCGCACTGCGCCTCGCGCGCGGCGAGCTGACCGCCACGGTGAAGAGCGCGCGCAGCGAGAGCTGA